The proteins below come from a single Serpentinimonas raichei genomic window:
- the hisB gene encoding imidazoleglycerol-phosphate dehydratase HisB, giving the protein MRQAEVTRQTLETHIRVALNLDGSGRASLRSGIGFLDHMLEQIARHGLIDLEIECSGDLHIDGHHTVEDIGITLGQALARAVGDKRGIRRYGHAYVPLDEALSRVVVDFSGRPGLHMDVKFSAAAIGQLDTQLVFEFFQGLVNHAGITLHIDNLKGINAHHQCETIFKAFARALRAALEPDPRLGDAVPSTKGSL; this is encoded by the coding sequence ATGCGGCAAGCCGAAGTCACCCGCCAGACCCTTGAGACGCACATCCGCGTCGCCCTCAACCTCGACGGCAGCGGCCGCGCCAGCCTGCGCAGCGGCATCGGCTTTCTGGACCACATGCTGGAGCAGATCGCCCGCCACGGCCTGATCGACCTCGAAATCGAATGCAGCGGCGACCTGCACATCGACGGCCACCACACCGTGGAAGACATCGGCATCACGCTCGGGCAGGCGCTGGCGCGCGCCGTGGGCGACAAACGCGGCATCCGCCGCTACGGCCACGCCTACGTGCCGCTGGATGAAGCCCTGAGCCGTGTGGTGGTCGATTTTTCCGGCCGCCCGGGCCTGCACATGGATGTCAAGTTCAGCGCCGCCGCCATCGGCCAGCTCGACACCCAACTGGTGTTCGAGTTCTTCCAGGGGCTGGTCAACCACGCCGGCATCACGCTGCACATTGACAACCTCAAGGGCATCAACGCGCACCACCAGTGCGAGACCATTTTCAAGGCCTTTGCGCGTGCCCTGCGCGCCGCCCTCGAGCCCGATCCGCGCTTGGGCGACGCCGTGCCCTCCACCAAGGGCTCGCTCTAA
- the hisH gene encoding imidazole glycerol phosphate synthase subunit HisH, translated as MNRQTVAVLDYGMGNLRSVAQALRKAALGLDAACEVIVTGSAQALREADRVVLPGQGAMPDCMAELERSGLLPALRHAAAHKPLFGVCVGMQMLLDHSEEGDTPGLGLIPGQVRRFELEGQHQPDGSRYKVPQMGWNQVWQGPAPSASAPSAPAAHPHPLWHGIPDGSHYYFVHSYYAQPADPAHCAGHTHYGQPFASALAHGNLFGTQFHPEKSADQGLALYRNFLRWQP; from the coding sequence ATGAACCGCCAGACCGTCGCCGTGCTCGACTACGGCATGGGCAATTTGCGCTCGGTGGCCCAAGCGCTGCGCAAGGCCGCGCTCGGGCTCGATGCCGCCTGCGAGGTGATCGTCACCGGCAGCGCGCAAGCCCTGCGCGAGGCCGACCGCGTGGTGCTGCCCGGCCAAGGCGCCATGCCCGATTGCATGGCCGAGCTCGAACGCAGCGGCCTGCTGCCCGCGCTGCGCCACGCCGCCGCCCACAAGCCGCTGTTTGGCGTCTGCGTCGGCATGCAGATGCTGCTCGACCACTCCGAAGAGGGCGATACCCCCGGCCTTGGGCTCATCCCTGGCCAGGTGCGGCGCTTTGAACTCGAAGGCCAGCACCAGCCCGACGGCAGCCGCTACAAAGTGCCGCAAATGGGCTGGAACCAGGTCTGGCAAGGCCCGGCCCCTTCCGCCTCTGCCCCTTCCGCCCCCGCCGCGCACCCGCACCCACTCTGGCACGGCATCCCCGACGGCAGCCACTACTACTTCGTGCACAGCTACTACGCCCAGCCCGCCGACCCAGCCCACTGCGCTGGCCACACCCACTATGGCCAGCCCTTTGCCAGCGCGCTGGCGCACGGCAACCTGTTTGGCACCCAGTTCCACCCCGAAAAAAGCGCCGACCAAGGGCTGGCGCTGTACCGCAACTTTTTGCGCTGGCAGCCCTGA
- the hisA gene encoding 1-(5-phosphoribosyl)-5-[(5-phosphoribosylamino)methylideneamino]imidazole-4-carboxamide isomerase, whose product MLLIPAIDLKDGQCVRLQQGDMDLSTVFGDDPAAMARRWVDQGARRLHLVDLNGAFAGRPKNEAAIRAIMKEVGEEIDVQLGGGIRDLDTIERYLDAGLRYVIIGTAAVKNPGFLQDACSAFGGHIIVGLDARDGKVATDGWSKLSGHEVLDLARKFQDYGVESIIYTDIGRDGMGCGINTEATLRLAQALSIPVIASGGLAGIDDIRRLCALEPEGVAGVICGRSIYNGVLDFAAAQRLADELNG is encoded by the coding sequence ATGCTGCTCATTCCTGCCATCGACCTCAAAGACGGCCAATGCGTGCGCCTCCAACAAGGCGACATGGACCTCTCCACCGTATTCGGCGACGACCCCGCCGCCATGGCGCGGCGCTGGGTGGACCAGGGCGCGCGCCGCCTGCACCTGGTGGACCTCAATGGCGCCTTTGCCGGGCGGCCCAAAAACGAGGCCGCCATCCGCGCCATCATGAAAGAAGTGGGCGAGGAAATCGACGTCCAGCTCGGCGGCGGCATCCGCGACCTCGACACCATCGAGCGCTACCTCGACGCCGGCTTGCGCTACGTCATCATCGGCACGGCAGCCGTGAAAAACCCCGGTTTTCTGCAAGACGCCTGCAGCGCCTTTGGCGGCCACATCATCGTCGGGCTCGATGCGCGCGACGGCAAAGTCGCCACCGACGGCTGGAGCAAGCTCAGCGGCCACGAAGTGCTCGATCTGGCGCGCAAATTCCAGGATTACGGCGTCGAATCCATCATCTACACCGACATCGGGCGCGACGGCATGGGCTGCGGCATCAACACCGAAGCCACGCTGCGGCTGGCGCAGGCGCTCAGCATCCCGGTCATCGCCTCCGGCGGCTTGGCCGGGATCGACGACATCCGCCGCCTGTGCGCGCTCGAACCCGAAGGCGTGGCCGGGGTGATTTGCGGGCGCTCGATCTACAACGGCGTGCTCGACTTCGCCGCCGCCCAGCGCCTGGCCGACGAGCTCAACGGCTGA
- the hisF gene encoding imidazole glycerol phosphate synthase subunit HisF gives MLAKRIIPCLDVTGGRVVKGVNFLELRDAGDPVEIAARYNQQGADELTFLDITATSDGRGLILPIIEAVAAQVFIPLTVGGGVRSVADVRRLLNAGADKVGFNSAAIADPELIRAASAKYGAQCIVVAIDAKRRSAAEALRPRPGPDGAPLGPGWDVYSHGGRRHTGLDAVAWARQMAACGAGEILLTSMDRDGTQSGFDLALTRAVSDAIAIPVIASGGVGSLEHLADGIQLGGADAVLAASIFHYGQHTVAQAKQCLAARGIPVRL, from the coding sequence ATGCTCGCCAAGCGCATCATCCCCTGCCTCGACGTCACCGGCGGCCGCGTCGTCAAGGGCGTCAACTTCCTCGAGCTGCGCGACGCCGGCGACCCGGTCGAAATCGCCGCCCGCTACAACCAGCAGGGCGCCGACGAGCTCACCTTCCTCGACATCACCGCCACCAGCGACGGCCGCGGCCTCATCCTGCCCATCATCGAAGCCGTGGCGGCGCAAGTCTTTATTCCGCTCACCGTGGGCGGCGGCGTGCGCAGCGTGGCCGATGTGCGGCGCCTGCTCAACGCCGGGGCCGACAAGGTCGGCTTCAACTCTGCGGCAATAGCCGACCCCGAGCTCATCCGCGCCGCCTCGGCCAAATACGGCGCGCAGTGCATCGTGGTCGCCATCGACGCCAAACGCCGCAGCGCCGCCGAAGCACTGCGGCCCCGGCCCGGCCCCGACGGCGCCCCCCTGGGCCCGGGCTGGGACGTGTATAGCCACGGCGGGCGCCGCCACACCGGGCTCGACGCCGTGGCCTGGGCGCGCCAGATGGCCGCCTGCGGCGCCGGCGAAATCCTGCTCACCAGCATGGACCGCGACGGCACCCAGAGCGGCTTCGACCTGGCACTCACCCGCGCCGTGAGCGATGCCATCGCTATTCCCGTGATCGCCTCGGGCGGCGTGGGCAGCCTGGAGCACCTGGCCGACGGCATCCAGCTCGGCGGGGCCGACGCCGTGCTCGCCGCCAGCATCTTCCACTACGGCCAGCACACCGTGGCGCAAGCCAAACAGTGCCTGGCCGCGCGCGGCATACCGGTGCGGCTTTGA
- a CDS encoding type II toxin-antitoxin system Phd/YefM family antitoxin has protein sequence MHTWQMQEAKARMSEVVKRAQTQPQDITLHGKSVAVVISRETFNRLSQAQDSLVDFMRRSPLYGADDIVFERDPSLTREVAF, from the coding sequence ATGCACACATGGCAAATGCAAGAGGCAAAGGCGCGAATGTCGGAAGTGGTCAAGCGCGCCCAGACGCAGCCCCAGGACATCACCTTGCACGGCAAGTCGGTGGCCGTGGTGATTTCGCGCGAGACCTTTAATCGCCTGTCACAGGCGCAGGATTCGCTGGTGGATTTCATGCGCCGCTCGCCGCTCTACGGTGCCGACGACATCGTCTTCGAGCGCGACCCGAGCTTGACGCGCGAGGTGGCCTTTTGA
- a CDS encoding type II toxin-antitoxin system VapC family toxin, translated as MSYLIDTHVLSELRRKLPNPGVVAWFLRRPPPTLHLSVLTLGEIRKGIEGVDDATRRQSLLDWLETDLPPFFTGRILSIDAAVADRWGRLVAAAGRPLPAIDSLLAATALEHDLVLVTRNTKDFFGLPVEIFNPWSN; from the coding sequence TTGAGCTACCTGATCGACACCCATGTGCTGTCTGAGTTGCGGCGCAAGTTGCCCAACCCCGGCGTGGTGGCATGGTTCTTGCGCCGACCGCCGCCCACCTTGCATCTATCCGTACTGACCCTTGGGGAAATCCGCAAGGGCATCGAGGGAGTTGATGACGCGACACGCCGGCAGTCGTTGCTCGATTGGCTGGAAACCGATCTGCCCCCCTTCTTTACCGGGCGCATCCTGAGCATAGACGCAGCGGTTGCCGACCGCTGGGGGCGTTTGGTCGCTGCTGCCGGGCGACCACTGCCCGCCATCGACAGCCTGCTCGCAGCCACTGCGCTGGAGCACGACTTGGTGCTGGTGACTCGCAACACCAAAGATTTCTTTGGCCTACCCGTAGAGATCTTCAACCCCTGGTCGAACTGA